TCGATATATAAAGGTGAGGGAAGAAGGAGGCAggggaggacattcagagttacagcattttgtcttcccaagtagctGTTAAACACAAttgagccctgctttcctggggaTGGCTTGACacttgcctgcccatgggaagtagtgaatgaattcttcGGTCTTCTTATGTGAGGAGCTTTACCTATTAAATTGTCATTATCCCAACTcataagttttctcacttttactcttccgaTTCTTTCCTCCATCCCAGCCTGGGAAGAGTGAGTGAGAAGCTATGTGgcgcttagttgctggctggtgtTAAACCACGACAGCCATTCAGAGAATGCTGAGCTCTCTTCTTTGTTCAGATGGAACAGAATAGTTTGCTCAGCTTAGTAAGCAAAATTTCAGGGGCTATTTTTACTTAAACGTCTTTTACAAGGAAACCTCTTAAAAAGAAGTTTATTTGCTGTCAGTTGCACATTAAAAAGCAAAGTTCAAGTTCCTCTTGTGTTCAGGAAAAGAATAATAGTTATATATCTTAGAACGCAAAAAGGATTCTGCAGCTCACACCATTAGCTTGTAGCACATCATGAACCAAGTGAAAAAACCCTACCTGACAATTTCAACTCGAGTAGCACATTCCGACTGTTTTTCTTTCCACTGTGGCTCATCCCAGTCTAGTTCATAGAACACCACCACAAGTGCTGGAACCAAATTCAGGTGTTTGTTCATCCAACCAGTCTTCAGTATTCCTTTTGGAATATACCATTCATAGGATGTTCTCTGAAAATATTGAGATTATTAAAGCAAGTTACCAGATCCATTTACTGGCCTCTTAGTATAGTAGAAGGGGAATCGCCTCTACATTCTTGTCACTTGCAGGTGTTTGTCATCTTTAACATTATTCCCCTCAAGCCTTTAATTCCTATCAAGACATACCCCTAATTGCCTAGCATTGGAGCCTGATGCCTGAGATAGCAGTAACAAAGAACAGCAGATTCCAGGTACTCTGGAGAAAAAGGTCAAGTTCAGAAGCATGTTTTGCACACTTTCATGAAAAATcaggtttattttaaaagaaggctCTCAAACAGAGCCAGCATCACAGAACTATGTCATTGCCCATTGACAATACTTCTTAACTGTGACTGGAAAGCAGAAATTAGAGCAGAAGTACTATTTCTGCTGCATTCCAATTGCCTAAaagctttacatttttttttttcaaagtataccAATTTCAAATATATAGTTTCTGCAGAGTTAAACTTCGGGTTTCATCAAAGCTCAAATTTTACAAGCACACCTTAATGCTGAGTAAACGAACAgcaaacacttgaaaaaaaaattttgCTTTCTCTGCTTCTCGCTAATGAATTAAGGCGCCGTCGTTTCCTGCGCATCTATACCACTCCGCCACAACGCCAGTGGTTTTCCCTTAGCCCTGACAGCTTTTCGCATACTTCAAGTTCTCGGGCTTCCCCTCAAACAGTGAGGGTGGAGGCAGCAGAGCTCCAGCCGAGAACTAAGCAGCGTGACTGTTGCTCAGCTGTCTGCGACCCGGGTAGATCAGCGCAGCCCCTCGCTACGGCCCTTCCCCTCAAGGAGTCACCCTCTCCCGCATCCCGCCCCTCGGGCCTGCCGCCGGCTCCTGCCACACGGGCAGAGGCCGGAACCCCGCGAGGGGCCGGGCTCGCCAAGGCGGGGCGCAGCCGGGGCACAGGCCGCTGGGTACcttggtcctgcacttggggtaCTCGTGGTCGCCGGGCAGCACTTTGAAGGAGATGGGGACGCGGTCGGCCCTGCGGTTGGCGCAGAAGGCGTCCCACACGGCCCTGTGCACGGCGTTGTACACCACGTCCAGGCCGGTGAGGGTGACAAATGCCATAGGCCGGCAGCATAGCTCCACCGGGAAGTCCCACTGCGTCGGGGTCATCCTGCGCCCGGGCCGGCAGCCTGCGAGGCGGCGGGAGGGCGACTCTCAGCGCGGCGCCTCCGCGGCCCAGGCCAGCCGCTCCTCCCCGGCCCAGGCCGGCTGCAGGAGCTCTCCGCTGCGTCGCCGGGCGCTGACCCGGTGTCGGGCACGTCCCCCCAGTCGCCGCTCGCAGGCACCAGCAGCACAACCGGGAGCACCCGCAGGTCACGGGAGGCGCCGGCGGGCGGAGCGAAGGATAAGCCGCCGCCTCAGGAAACGAGTGCCGGGCATCGGAAGGGCAGCAGAAGCGACCAATCGACGCCTCCTCTCCTCCACCGGACCAGTCAGAGAGAGCCCGCGCGGGCGCGTCACTGGCGAAGGAGCCAGTTAGCTGAAGAAGGAAGCGATGCGAGCCTAGCAGGGCTGGCCAATGGAAAGACTGGGAGGAGGTGACGACAGGAAGAGGGCACCAATAGCAGCGAGCGACCGGGTCCGCCCTACCCTCAGGGGAGGTGTGTCCGTCAGGCGGGGCCGCTCGGGCCTCCGTGTGCCACAGCGGCGCCACACCGGCGGGGCCGCGCCAGCGGGTCCCCGCCAGCGGGTCccgcccagccccagccccggcggcggggaggagaggggaggggaggggagggagggagcgggggGTGGGGGAGCAGATCTCCGCGCGCTGCCCGCCCCGCAGCGCGTGCCATGGCGGCCAACGAAGACCAGGAGGTGAGTCTGGGCCCTGCCTGCGCCCGGGGCCTGAGGGGAGCCGGCCCGGGGCGCTCCTTTGCAGCGAGGGGGAACCTCCGTGCGTGGAGAGAGGAGGCGGTTGGGGTCGGGAGGAAAGAGCCGGCCGCTTGAGCGGGTGAGGGGAAGGaagccgggcggcggcggggcgggaggggTGGGGCGGCCCGGGCAAGCGGCGGGGCCGTGCGGAGCGTGTCAAACCGAGCGCCGTGTGCGGGCTGACGGCGGTAACCGGCTTGTCCGTGCTGCAGATGGAGCTGGAAGCGCTGCGCTCTATCTACGAGGGAGACCTGTGCTTCAGGGAGCTCAGCCCCGTGTCCTTCCAGTACCGGGTAAGGCGGGGGAAGGTCTACGGGTCTCTGCGGTGCAGGCTTCGCCTCGAAGCTGCTCTGTATTTGACATACCGGGCGTTTTCTGAAACGAACAGGCGTAAGGCGGGCAGTGAAGACTCGATCAGCAGGCCGTTGTTTCAGAATCTTTGGTATGATGATTCTTGATAGTACAATGCTTTGTCTTTAGGAACCTGTTCCCAGCACAGGTTTGGCAGCCCTTAGCTGGGCATCCTACCTACACATCCATGTACTTCATAGGTAGAGAACCGGCAGACTGGCTGCAGGAGCCAGCCTGCTGAGTAATGCTTAATAATACTTAAACTAGGTAGTCAGTTTCTATATAAAGCTCTGAAACTGCCTTATTGCTAAATTACAGTCTTTTGTCCAGAGATAGCTGGCGTGCCTTGTCTACTTGCTAAAGAGAAAATTCACAAAATGCTTCAGGTATGTACATTGATACAGTCTGCTCAGAAAACACGTACAGGGAGTGCTGAGCTTGAGATTTGCAATTTTCCAAAATTTAAAGACCTGGAAGTTCTGGGCACAGACTGAGACAAATCTTTAGATTGCCAGAGAAATTTATTGATGAACACTCAGGCACATATGGGACAGAAGGGAGACTTCTGAAAATGCTATATGCATATTACCTTTTTGTAACTTCTCAAATAACTTCAGAATAACATCAGTAGTTGTAATGAAATATAGGTCAACTTAATTAATGGCACATGAATCCCATCCATTTAAGCTCAGCCTTCCTTCATTGATAGGACCTTTATTAGTAAGTTTAATTTCTTCAAAAGAGTAAATGCAGCATATCTGCAAGCCTGCAGTGTATCATTCTACATTTTACTAGCTTTGGTCATTGCTAATATTTATTAGACAAAAAATAACTGTCAACAGTTAGGGCAACTCAATTTAAATACTGTAAAACTTAGTGGCAGAGAAGGGCAGTAATACATCTTTCCTATGAAGGAGAATTTGTATTATGAGAAAGCATAGTGCAAGTCAATGCATGAGAAGGTAGAAAGAATTAGTATCCCATTTTTCTGAGCCTCATGTCTCACACATCTTGCATACAAAACACAGCTGTTTTGTAATCAGTGTGCTATGAAATtgagattaaatattttttaaatattgagaAAATGTAGCAGCAACAGCATTTGAAGTAAGACCACCCAATTTTTAGGTTGCACTGAAAAGGAGGAGCATGATCATGTCAGGGCTTTCCTGAGGCAACTCTGTaaactgcacccccagttctCTTCTTGGCACTGGTGGGAACGGGACTGCTACACTGTAGATGATGTCTTGAAAAATGTTGCAGATTCTTGATGTAAGATGttatttattttacctttaaaACAGATGCTTCTGAATGTCAGTTTGTCCACTCTGCTGAAACAGACACTGTGAATAAAAAAAAGcaccagcttttaaaaaaaattaatgtacGGTAGCCTTACCTTGATTAGGACTTTTCTTCTGGTTACATGTCATTCTATAAAATTTGATGAAGCCAGATATGGACTATTCTATAATGAGGGAAATAAGGAAGAATTTTCAGGTGGTTTTAGAATATGGATTTAAgcaattttgttttccaaatcatGTGTGAAATGGTTATTTCTGTTTGTATAGCATGCCTTTGGTAGCACCTGTActagttttaaatttaaaaaaaagtttttaaaatttaattcaaCATAATTATAAGGATTGTATGTGTAATTTGGGTTCACTTAATTGATTGGATGTGAATGATTTTTTATATTAAAGTGTGGCTTTTTTAATGTTATGCTTTTTTATCCATTCTCATTCTACTGTCTACTTAAATCTTTTACTACTCATTCCTTcttataatgaaataaaatagaagacAGAAGTACTGAAATTCTTATCTGTTGTTTTTTGCTATCTCAGGTCACTAGTTTATCATTCTCTTTATCTCAACACTGTCTTGTGGTTTGTTTTCATATTGCTCTGATCTTGGATGCATGGGAGGGGGAAAGAAGGCTTCATCTTTTCTTTTCTCATATATTATTGTGTAATATTTGGCTTGCAGATGCTGCAAAGTAGTTTTTAAAacaaagccattaaaaaaaataaagagagctTTGGATGTTTCTCTTACTTTTCCTAGGATGAAAACTGCTAGGTAGGAGTTGATAACAGAAATTTAGTATTTTTTCTATATAATAGCTTTATTTTCTGATACCTTTATGATGATAATAGTTATCTTAAGGAATCTGGATAGTCTTAAACAGGTGAAAGACATGCATATTGACATTGTAATCTTTAACGAGTGACTGGAAACTGTTGATTtataaagtttttcttttcacttcagATAGGTGAAAGCGGAGACCCCAAAGCCTTTCTAATAGAAGTTTCTTGGCCAGAAACATATCCACAAACAGCACCAGTCATATCGATGGATGCTTTTTTCAACAACACAATGTCAGTATTTATGACAGCTTCACTCCCAGCCTCATATGTAGAGGTTTTTTGATTGAGCAGCTTTTCTTCATCTGTCTAGATTATAGTGGAGTTTTATGATTTCTTTTAGATCTTCAGCTATTAAACAAAGTATTTTGGATAAGTTAATGGTAGAAGTTGAAGCAAATCTTGGAACTGCTATGACATACACACTTTTTGAATATGCCAAAGATAATAAAGAGTTGTTCATGGAAAAGCAGCCGGTTAACACTGTGGTAAGTAGGTAAATTCAGATTTAATCTCTtgcttttaaaactgaaaaaaaaaaaaaaaaggttatgacAATTCTAAATACTTCATAGCTCTGTCTTTAAGTTGTTAATCAGTATATTGGGTATACCCATGCTAGTGGCTAAACAGTGACACACAGAGTATGGTGCTGTAATGCTCTATGTTCGTAATTGTTACAGTTAATTGttattttgctattacaccaaaATGTTTGCGGGCTGCAGTTCTGTCCCATAGAATAACATAAAAATGAAGACTTGGAGCAGAAGCAAAACTAAAGAGAGCTGAAATAGAGATTAAAAGCATCTGCCCAGGGAGGGGGATGGGGGCACAGAGCAAATTACTGCAACCTTCCTGGGATGCAATGGATTACATAAGTGCAGCTCCAGGGTCTTGAATGAGTCAGGCTGGATCTGTTTGTGGCTTCTGTGTTGTACAAGGACGTTATTGGCTTCTGGTGCTGCAGATTTGCTTTGAAGGAGAAGAAGTGGTTTCCATGCTTGGGAAGTCTGAATCCATCTCCTCAGACTAAACCACACTCCAtgattaaatttaaaaagtgtAAGAGGTGCCCTTTGCAGCTCTCAAAGGAAATAATTCCAGTCCCCAACCCTTGTTTTAAAACTACAGTCACGATTATATGTTGATTAAATGCTGCAGACTGCTGACAGCATTGCTTCTTTCTGACAATCAAGATATTTCAGTATGTCAGGTTCAGTCATCAAACACAGAGGTATCTGTGGAACAAATATGCAAAATATTAACAACCATTTTTGTCCTTCTCAGACTTCAGTAAGCAATAGTATTGCAATTGGAACTCCTGATGTGCCAGCAagtaagaaaaaagataaaaaggagcAGTTATCCAAAACCCAGAAACGAAAACTGGCCGATAAAACAGGTTTGTTCACTATAATATTTTGTTTGAGCAGTATGAGAATCCAAACTTTATGGCAGTGACATCTTGCTAGGGTCAGGCTCAGCAGTCACTTATTTATAAGATTAACTACTTAAGTCTGTGGTCTCTGTTTTGCTTGTTTCAGATGAATTATTTTTGACTGAGTTGTTAGTTCTGGTCAAAGCAACTTTCTGTAGAGAGGGGATTTCACAAtgttattggttttgttttatttctttatttcaataTGTAACAGAAgtgcaattttaaaaaaatagttgtgGGAGGAGAGTGTCTCGAACTTCTGAACATTCACTTTCAACAAAAAACATGTTTTGTTCGTGGGCCCTCATAAATAATTCacattattaaaaatgaaatttctaaatgaaaatatttgttttgaaacccaaaataaaatattgaatttAGTTTGTATGCTCAAAATAGAGGTGCTTCTGCAGATACTTTATGCTTTCAATGAAATGGTAGGCTTCTGATTGAAAAGTGTTCAATATTTCAGCTAATCCTGCTGATGACTTTTATGTGTTCAACCTTAATTTTTAATAATGATCTAGATAATACTGTCATATTGGAGCAACAAGTTGTACCCTGTGATAGCAGTTTCTGCATATGATTTTTCTGACCTAATGTATAATTGGCAGATTAAATGTTGATGATATAAAGGAAAAGTTGTGTAAAATTTTGTTCTTTGACAGAATGCATCACTGCTGGTCAGCCCAGCTCATGTTAGAATTGCCTTCTAAATTAAATGTCAAATGGACTGGGGTGTTTTTATTCGAACAGAACTACTTTGAAGTAGTATATACTTAAGACAATAATACCTCTTTTTGTCCTCATGGCTTTGTAGTGGAGAAATTAAAGGTTTGGATCTTTAGAATTTTGTGTGTTAATGTTAAGGAATGGTAAAGATTCCCCTTAGCTTGTATGTTGAAAATAAAACCTTCTTATTCTGCAGATAACAAAGGGGAGC
This genomic stretch from Patagioenas fasciata isolate bPatFas1 chromosome 4, bPatFas1.hap1, whole genome shotgun sequence harbors:
- the RWDD4 gene encoding RWD domain-containing protein 4 isoform X1; its protein translation is MERLGGGDDRKRAPIAASDRVRPTLRGGVSVRRGRSGLRVPQRRHTGGAAPAGPRQRVPPSPSPGGGEERGGEGREGAGGGGADLRALPAPQRVPWRPTKTRRWSWKRCALSTRETCASGSSAPCPSSTGSSAIKQSILDKLMVEVEANLGTAMTYTLFEYAKDNKELFMEKQPVNTVTSVSNSIAIGTPDVPASKKKDKKEQLSKTQKRKLADKTDNKGELPRGWNWVDVIKHVSIFKPSFLMLKRFSRNSKNCCSFGF
- the RWDD4 gene encoding RWD domain-containing protein 4 isoform X3, whose translation is MLQIGESGDPKAFLIEVSWPETYPQTAPVISMDAFFNNTISSAIKQSILDKLMVEVEANLGTAMTYTLFEYAKDNKELFMEKQPVNTVTSVSNSIAIGTPDVPASKKKDKKEQLSKTQKRKLADKTDNKGELPRGWNWVDVIKHVSIFKPSFLMLKRFSRNSKNCCSFGF
- the RWDD4 gene encoding RWD domain-containing protein 4 isoform X2, which gives rise to MAANEDQEMELEALRSIYEGDLCFRELSPVSFQYRIGESGDPKAFLIEVSWPETYPQTAPVISMDAFFNNTISSAIKQSILDKLMVEVEANLGTAMTYTLFEYAKDNKELFMEKQPVNTVTSVSNSIAIGTPDVPASKKKDKKEQLSKTQKRKLADKTDNKGELPRGWNWVDVIKHVSIFKPSFLMLKRFSRNSKNCCSFGF